In the genome of Argonema galeatum A003/A1, one region contains:
- a CDS encoding putative toxin-antitoxin system toxin component, PIN family, translating to MTSKMRYVFDTNVIISALLFENGKPAQALRYALANGEVLLSLNLLEELNEVLGRERFNRYVTSEEREEFLEAIVERSVLIEIVENVQECRDPKDDKVLELALSGEAQYIISGDKDLLVLHPFRGIGVVKVEEFLRTIEAD from the coding sequence ATGACCAGTAAAATGCGCTACGTTTTTGATACAAACGTCATTATTAGTGCGCTCTTGTTTGAGAATGGAAAGCCTGCTCAAGCCCTTAGATACGCTTTAGCAAATGGAGAAGTATTGCTATCGCTTAATTTGTTGGAAGAATTGAATGAAGTACTAGGGCGCGAAAGATTCAATCGATACGTGACAAGCGAAGAACGAGAGGAGTTTTTAGAAGCTATAGTGGAGCGATCGGTTCTAATTGAAATAGTAGAGAACGTGCAAGAATGCCGCGATCCGAAAGATGATAAAGTTCTAGAATTGGCCTTGAGCGGAGAAGCTCAGTATATCATCAGTGGAGATAAAGATTTACTTGTATTGCATCCATTTCGCGGCATAGGAGTGGTTAAAGTCGAAGAGTTCTTGAGGACGATCGAGGCTGATTAG